The following proteins are encoded in a genomic region of Drosophila willistoni isolate 14030-0811.24 chromosome 3R, UCI_dwil_1.1, whole genome shotgun sequence:
- the LOC6651486 gene encoding probable cytochrome P450 313a4 isoform X2 → MCFSPWLNSQWVRQLLGKEERYWRAKTEIREFIRKLIEKNVLEDETADLAPKDKNIFFNLAIDLLKRGVFSWKNVEDESNVMVFGAFETTANTVYYTLMLLAMFPQYQEKAFEEIKSLFPHNGDFDVSYAETQEMVYLDLILNESMRVVPPVPIVSRQTSQDVRLSNGIVIPKGVQIAIDIFHLHRSKLLWGPEAETFNPDHFLPHIYQDKHPYAYIPFTKGLRNCIGWRYALISAKVTLAKLLRNYEFKTSFMFEDLYFIEDITIKLKSVPLLELKKRK, encoded by the exons ATGTGCTTCTCGCCCTGGTTGAACAGTCAGTGGGTTCGCCAGCTCCTGGGCAAAGAGGAGCGCTATTGGCGCGCAAAGACGGAGATTCGTGAGTTTATAAGAAAG CTAATCGAGAAAAATGTGCTTGAGGACGAAACAGCAGATTTGGCCCCCAAAGATAAGAATATATTCTTTAATCTCGCCATCGATCTGTTAAAACGTGGCGTCTTTAGTTGGAAGAATGTCGAAGACGAATCAAATGTTATGGTTTTTGGTGCTTTCGAGACCACGGCAAATACTGTGTACTATACGCTAATGCTTTTAGCCATGTTTCCCCAGTACCAGGAGAAGGCATTTGAAGAGATCAAGTCTTTGTTCCCGCACAATGGTGACTTTGATGTTTCATATGCCGAGACTCAAGAGATGGTCTATTTGGATCTCATCTTAAATGAGTCCATGAGAGTTGTGCCACCAGTACCTATCGTTTCCAGGCAGACATCTCAAGATGTGCGGCTTTCAAATGGAATTGTTATTCCCAAGGGTGTACAAATTGCCATTGATATATTCCATTTGCATCGCAGCAAGTTGCTTTGGGGTCCCGAGGCTGAAACATTTAATCCCGATCATTTCTTGCCGCATATATATCAAGACAAGCATCCCTACGCCTATATACCCTTCACCAAGGGTCTCCGAAATTGTATAG GTTGGAGATATGCCCTTATTTCGGCGAAAGTTACATTGGCCAAATTGCTGAGAAATTACGAGTTTAAAACTAGCTTTATGTTTGAGgatctttattttattgagGATATAACCATTAAATTAAAATCCGTACCCCTATTggaactaaaaaaaagaaagtaa
- the LOC111519410 gene encoding uncharacterized protein LOC111519410 has translation MSWSLLSCLSTIYTRMYNFIKTTSPFVIEASMVTLYFGAIVGRYVLMI, from the coding sequence ATGTCATGGAGTCTACTGAGTTGCCTTTCCACCATCTACACTCGGATGTACAACTTCATTAAGACGACGTCTCCGTTCGTGATCGAGGCCTCGATGGTGACGCTCTATTTTGGCGCCATCGTGGGCAGATACGTACTAATGATTTAA
- the LOC6651486 gene encoding probable cytochrome P450 313a4 isoform X1 — MLTWTLWSGFIVVLWIYFLWTRRRYYLLTLKIPGPLGYPILGMAHRLMRREDILNAIGYYLHKHGSTIFSWLGPIPFLIVSDPQAIQDILTSPHCINKGIIYQAVDDGAGTGLFSLQDPRWSVHRKLLNPAFGHKVLLGFLPIFNNETKNLLSLLDSLADTGEKDLIPLLQNFTLGIATQTTMGSDVKGEENFESHSLLERYQCVLETMTDMCFSPWLNSQWVRQLLGKEERYWRAKTEIREFIRKLIEKNVLEDETADLAPKDKNIFFNLAIDLLKRGVFSWKNVEDESNVMVFGAFETTANTVYYTLMLLAMFPQYQEKAFEEIKSLFPHNGDFDVSYAETQEMVYLDLILNESMRVVPPVPIVSRQTSQDVRLSNGIVIPKGVQIAIDIFHLHRSKLLWGPEAETFNPDHFLPHIYQDKHPYAYIPFTKGLRNCIGWRYALISAKVTLAKLLRNYEFKTSFMFEDLYFIEDITIKLKSVPLLELKKRK, encoded by the exons ATGCTGACATGGACATTATGGAGTGGGTTTATCGTAGTTTTGTGGATATATTTTCTATGGACTCGTCGTCGATATTATCTACTAACTCTAAAGATACCCGGACCTCTTGGATATCCCATTTTGGGAATGGCTCATAGACTTATGCGCCGAGAAG ATATTCTCAACGCAATTGGCTATTATCTGCACAAACATGGGAGTACAATATTCTCCTGGTTGGGACCAATACCATTTCTGATAGTCAGTGATCCACAGGCCATACAGGATATCCTGACATCACCTCACTGCATAAATAAAGGGATTATCTATCAGGCTGTGGATGATGGGGCTGGCACTGGACTATTTAGTTTACAAG ATCCTCGCTGGAGTGTACATCGTAAGCTTCTGAATCCAGCCTTTGGACACAAGGTGCTTCTTGGATTTCTCCCTATTTTCAACAATGAGACGAAAAATCTGCTCAGTTTACTGGACAGTCTGGCAGATACAGGGGAAAAGGATTTAATACCACTACTTCAAAATTTCACATTGGGCATAGCAACAC AAACGACCATGGGCAGCGATGTGAAGGGAGAGGAAAATTTTGAGAGTCACAGCTTGTTAGAACGGTATCAATG TGTATTGGAAACCATGACAGATATGTGCTTCTCGCCCTGGTTGAACAGTCAGTGGGTTCGCCAGCTCCTGGGCAAAGAGGAGCGCTATTGGCGCGCAAAGACGGAGATTCGTGAGTTTATAAGAAAG CTAATCGAGAAAAATGTGCTTGAGGACGAAACAGCAGATTTGGCCCCCAAAGATAAGAATATATTCTTTAATCTCGCCATCGATCTGTTAAAACGTGGCGTCTTTAGTTGGAAGAATGTCGAAGACGAATCAAATGTTATGGTTTTTGGTGCTTTCGAGACCACGGCAAATACTGTGTACTATACGCTAATGCTTTTAGCCATGTTTCCCCAGTACCAGGAGAAGGCATTTGAAGAGATCAAGTCTTTGTTCCCGCACAATGGTGACTTTGATGTTTCATATGCCGAGACTCAAGAGATGGTCTATTTGGATCTCATCTTAAATGAGTCCATGAGAGTTGTGCCACCAGTACCTATCGTTTCCAGGCAGACATCTCAAGATGTGCGGCTTTCAAATGGAATTGTTATTCCCAAGGGTGTACAAATTGCCATTGATATATTCCATTTGCATCGCAGCAAGTTGCTTTGGGGTCCCGAGGCTGAAACATTTAATCCCGATCATTTCTTGCCGCATATATATCAAGACAAGCATCCCTACGCCTATATACCCTTCACCAAGGGTCTCCGAAATTGTATAG GTTGGAGATATGCCCTTATTTCGGCGAAAGTTACATTGGCCAAATTGCTGAGAAATTACGAGTTTAAAACTAGCTTTATGTTTGAGgatctttattttattgagGATATAACCATTAAATTAAAATCCGTACCCCTATTggaactaaaaaaaagaaagtaa
- the LOC6651485 gene encoding nuclear pore complex protein Nup88 — protein sequence MATTDVLGLNKTEIFAKIRDGLPIVQESQNLLDCKDDLLFAWNSNDCSLLVKNWRASLMEADTVPESTATKQKKITYQTLIPSSTLSLDVDRVVASNECSLVALSAPRGVCILDLPRRWGPEGYFDGGKAIITCRTYNLDGQLFQSNPHLEVRQIRWHPNSVSDSMLLILFNNNTIRLYNHYKLMHVWQVGPTIVRSGLRTSALDFGEAAVDFDIAPPVKSKRDLTEELEESVNLTDNSLKQDKIEWPLVLLRENGNIYILMTEMSSDRTRLQGPITITPQKRDNYGLESSSIMVIPSLPPTLVIGESSGKLHHALLLEAATPEHSLNEVDDFIVIEPSEYVIHVRETVELELGIKSGTSKSNYKSPVYLKRDVINELRYFAYHNAGLHVVTVNFISELQRYLESEAEEDQLNFTTPSRAEYILCTKFDSSDHINAVFGIALLQTPAGVVVLLGSGQVISLKLVVDAQLLVSPSEQTLTTSSVEQGEAGQTFQDKIKSILQRSVNQPILADKPSSNANEGYELLSQAIVVLRSQYLKRHELVLVEFAKHINQIRIKRDQQLQEIQDLEDEREVISERAHKLAERFEEISDNQDWLVRKCHRLLQNANTALPNSVVAEREFAQQVANINKANKKIAAALEDAKKTMNKQRYFIAKNQDEVRQNAFELPEKQNRTITEILMQLASEIDRQVTDVKRINKIIGI from the coding sequence ATGGCAACTACTGATGTTTTGGGTCTAAATAAAACTGAGATATTTGCAAAAATCCGGGATGGCTTGCCCATTGTGCAAGAATCACAGAATCTCCTGGACTGCAAGGACGATCTTCTTTTCGCGTGGAACTCCAATGACTGCTCATTGCTGGTGAAAAATTGGCGCGCATCTTTGATGGAAGCAGACACAGTACCTGAATCAACTGCAACAAAGCAGAAGAAAATTACTTACCAGACGTTGATACCTTCTAGTACGCTTAGTCTGGACGTGGATCGTGTAGTGGCTTCCAATGAGTGCTCACTGGTGGCTTTGAGTGCGCCACGTGGTGTTTGTATCCTGGACTTGCCTCGTCGCTGGGGACCAGAAGGTTACTTTGATGGTGGAAAGGCGATTATCACCTGTCGCACATATAATCTGGACGGTCAGCTGTTTCAGAGTAATCCTCACTTGGAGGTGCGTCAGATTCGCTGGCATCCTAACTCCGTCTCCGACTCCATGCTGCTGATTCTGtttaacaacaacaccatCCGGCTCTACAATCATTACAAGCTGATGCATGTGTGGCAAGTTGGTCCCACCATCGTGAGATCCGGGCTGAGAACCTCCGCCTTGGATTTTGGTGAGGCAGCAGTTGACTTTGATATAGCACCGCCTGTGAAATCCAAAAGAGATTTGacagaagaactagaagaaagtGTAAATTTAACAGATAATTCTCTTAAGCAGGACAAGATTGAGTGGCCTCTTGTACTTTTGCGGGAAAATGGAAACATTTATATACTCATGACTGAAATGAGTTCGGACAGAACCCGCCTCCAGGGACCCATTACGATAACCCCTCAGAAAAGGGACAACTATGGACTGGAGTCGTCGTCAATTATGGTCATCCCCTCTTTGCCACCCACTTTGGTTATTGGCGAGTCGAGTGGCAAACTGCATCATGCTCTTTTGCTAGAAGCAGCCACTCCCGAGCATTCGCTCAATGAAGTTGATGATTTTATCGTCATTGAGCCCTCCGAATATGTGATCCATGTGAGAGAGACTGTGGAATTAGAGTTGGGAATAAAATCCGGTACTTCGAAATCGAATTACAAGTCCCCTGTCTACTTAAAACGAGATGTTATCAATGAACTGCGGTACTTTGCATATCACAATGCTGGTCTTCATGTTGTCACCGTGAACTTCATATCCGAATTGCAGCGTTATCTGGAGAGTGAGGCAGAGGAGGACCAGCTGAATTTTACAACGCCCTCACGAGCTGAGTACATACTGTGCACTAAATTTGATTCTAGCGACCACATCAATGCAGTTTTTGGTATTGCTCTACTCCAAACTCCGGCTGGAGTTGTTGTTTTGCTGGGGAGTGGACAGGTAATTAGCCTCAAGCTGGTCGTCGATGCCCAACTGTTAGTTTCACCAAGTGAGCAAACTCTAACGACATCTTCTGTCGAGCAAGGAGAGGCTGGACAAACATTTCAGGACAAGATTAAAAGTATTTTGCAGCGTAGCGTCAATCAGCCCATATTAGCTGATAAGCCCTCCTCCAACGCCAACGAGGGTTACGAGTTGCTTAGCCAAGCCATTGTCGTGCTGCGTTCACAGTACCTCAAACGTCATGAACTGGTGCTTGTCGAGTTTGCTAAGCACATTAATCAAATTCGCATAAAAAGAGATCAACAATTGCAAGAGATTCAGGACCTAGAGGACGAGCGGGAGGTGATTAGTGAGCGTGCTCACAAACTTGCTGAACGTTTTGAGGAAATAAGCGATAATCAGGATTGGCTTGTCCGCAAATGCCATAGACTCCTACAAAATGCCAATACTGCTCTGCCAAACAGCGTTGTGGCTGAACGTGAATTCGCTCAACAGGTGGCAAACATTAATAAggctaacaaaaaaattgctGCTGCCTTGGAAGATGCCAAGAAGACCATGAACAAACAGCGTTATTTCATAGCCAAAAACCAAGACGAGGTCCGTCAAAATGCATTCGAGTTGCCGGAGAAACAAAATCGGACCATAACCGAGATTCTAATGCAATTGGCCAGTGAAATAGATCGACAGGTCACTGATGTGAAGCGTATAAATAAGATTATTGGTATTTAA